The following proteins come from a genomic window of Geomonas sp. RF6:
- the rplM gene encoding 50S ribosomal protein L13 → MKTQVAKKDDVARDWYLVDADSKVLGRVATEIANVLRGKNKPTFTPSVDTGDFVIVVNAEKIALTGKKLSDKTYYSHSAFPGGLKEITAGKLLEKKPEDLLKKAVKGMLPKNKLARHMLKKLKIYTGGSHPHEAQQPKTLNI, encoded by the coding sequence ATGAAAACGCAAGTTGCTAAAAAAGATGATGTTGCCAGGGACTGGTACCTGGTTGATGCGGATAGCAAGGTGCTCGGCCGTGTTGCGACAGAGATTGCCAACGTGCTCCGCGGCAAGAACAAGCCTACCTTTACCCCCAGCGTCGATACCGGCGACTTCGTGATCGTCGTAAATGCCGAGAAGATTGCCCTCACCGGCAAGAAGCTTTCCGACAAGACCTACTACAGCCACTCCGCGTTCCCCGGCGGTCTCAAAGAGATCACCGCAGGGAAACTTTTGGAGAAGAAGCCCGAAGACCTGCTGAAGAAAGCTGTCAAGGGTATGCTCCCGAAGAACAAGCTGGCTCGCCACATGCTGAAGAAACTGAAGATCTACACCGGTGGATCTCATCCGCATGAGGCTCAGCAGCCTAAGACTCTGAATATATAA